The Mercurialis annua linkage group LG8, ddMerAnnu1.2, whole genome shotgun sequence genome window below encodes:
- the LOC126659846 gene encoding uncharacterized protein LOC126659846 gives MKSLLALAPFFLLLLFSMSIDGRKDVGEYWKEVMKDQSKQQLQAHHFRTTKSNVEPRLDLTIYHDDDIPCNDHDNVCLKAKKSLNDLDISIYHNDIGLKAEKSVNDLDISIYHNDIGLKAEKSVNDLDISIYHNDIGLKAEKSVNDLDISIYHNDIGLKAEKSVNDLDISIYHNDIGLKAEESVNDLDISIYHNDIGLKAEESVNDLDISIYHNDIGLKAEESVNDLDISIYHNDIDLKAEESVNDLDISIYHNDIGLKAE, from the exons ATGAAGTCTTTGCTTGCTTTGGCCCCTTTCTTTTTGCTTCTATTG TTTTCAATGAGTATCGATGGGAGAAAGGATGTAGGAGAATATTGGAAAGAAGTAATGAAGGATCAATCCAAGCAACAACTTCAAGCTCATCATTTTCGGACAACTAAAAGTAATGTTGAACCGAGACTTGACCTTACGATTTACCACGACGACGACATACCGTGTAATGATCATGATAATGTCTGTCTTAAAGCAAAGAAGTCACTAAATGATCTTGATATTTCAATATACCACAATGATATCGGTCTCAAAGCAGAGAAATCAGTAAACGATCTTGATATTTCGATATACCACAATGATATCGGTCTCAAAGCAGAGAAATCAGTAAACGATCTTGATATTTCGATATACCACAATGATATCGGTCTCAAAGCAGAGAAATCAGTAAACGATCTCGATATTTCGATATACCACAATGATATCGGTCTCAAAGCAGAGAAATCAGTAAATGATCTCGATATTTCAATATACCACAATGATATCGGTCTCAAAGCAGAGGAATCAGTAAATGATCTCGATATTTCAATATACCACAATGATATCGGTCTCAAAGCAGAGGAATCAGTAAATGATCTCGATATTTCAATATACCACAATGATATCGGTCTCAAAGCAGAGGAATCAGTAAATGATCTCGATATTTCAATATACCACAATGATATCGATCTCAAAGCAGAGGAATCAGTAAATGATCTCGATATTTCAATTTACCACAATGATATTGGTCTCAAAGCAGAGTGA